The proteins below come from a single Cupriavidus pauculus genomic window:
- a CDS encoding (2Fe-2S)-binding protein, which translates to MSEPVRINVCVNGQEQERHVEARMHLVDFLRDDLGVRAARVGCEHGVCGACTVRLDGEIVRGCLVLAAQAHGHEVETIDFISDRGDIRELQQAFHARNALQCGFCTTGMLLTAAALLEEKPDATRDEVREYMSGNYCRCTGYQSIVDAICDVLHQRRHAAGDSATSMVAPA; encoded by the coding sequence ATGAGCGAACCGGTCCGCATCAATGTTTGCGTCAACGGGCAGGAGCAGGAGCGGCACGTCGAGGCACGCATGCATCTGGTCGATTTTCTGCGCGACGACCTCGGCGTGCGCGCCGCGCGCGTCGGCTGCGAGCACGGCGTCTGCGGCGCCTGCACGGTGCGCCTCGACGGCGAGATCGTACGCGGCTGCCTCGTGCTGGCCGCGCAGGCGCACGGACATGAAGTGGAAACGATCGACTTCATCAGCGATCGCGGCGACATCCGCGAGCTGCAGCAGGCGTTCCACGCGCGCAATGCGCTGCAGTGCGGCTTCTGCACGACCGGCATGCTGCTGACCGCCGCCGCGCTGCTCGAAGAAAAGCCCGATGCCACGCGCGACGAGGTGCGCGAGTATATGTCCGGCAACTATTGCCGATGCACGGGGTATCAGTCGATCGTCGATGCGATCTGCGACGTTTTGCACCAGCGGCGACACGCCGCCGGGGATAGTGCGACTTCCATGGTGGCGCCGGCATGA
- a CDS encoding YaiI/YqxD family protein: MQILVDADACPVVVKDMLYRAAQRAEVNLTLVANQYLRTPPSRFIKALQVPSGFDEADKRIVEMAETGDLVITADIPLAAAALEKGAQVLDPRGVWFSRENIQERLTMRDVMDQLRASGIDTGGPPPFSPQDGKAFAGQLDRFLAQQARR, encoded by the coding sequence ATGCAGATTTTGGTCGACGCAGACGCCTGCCCGGTCGTCGTCAAGGACATGTTGTACCGTGCCGCGCAGCGGGCCGAAGTGAATCTCACGCTCGTGGCAAATCAGTACCTGCGCACGCCGCCGTCGCGATTCATCAAGGCGCTGCAGGTGCCGTCCGGTTTCGATGAGGCCGACAAGCGCATCGTCGAGATGGCGGAGACCGGAGATCTCGTGATCACCGCCGATATTCCACTGGCCGCGGCGGCGCTGGAGAAAGGTGCGCAGGTGCTCGACCCGCGCGGCGTGTGGTTCAGCCGCGAGAACATTCAGGAGCGACTGACCATGCGCGATGTCATGGACCAGCTCCGGGCTTCGGGCATCGATACTGGCGGCCCGCCCCCGTTTTCGCCTCAGGACGGCAAGGCGTTCGCCGGCCAACTGGACCGGTTTCTCGCTCAACAGGCAAGACGATAA
- a CDS encoding CoxG family protein, with the protein MELAGEQIIHAPRQRVWAALNDPTILSRCIPGCEEVSQISDTETQARVQLKIGPVRARFGGRILMSDIDAPSRCRLTFEGAGGAAGFAKGSSTVELTDSGAHTSLRYAVEASVGGKLGQIGGRLIDSSAKKMADEFFTAFDIALRDDGAAANGSATFAPSPAASSSVVSTGRAKSGANPGARSGARSGALYGELQRAFWFLFGAAFTFAIMHWRT; encoded by the coding sequence ATGGAGCTTGCCGGAGAACAGATCATTCATGCGCCACGCCAGCGGGTATGGGCGGCGCTCAACGATCCGACGATTCTTTCGCGCTGCATTCCCGGCTGCGAGGAAGTCAGCCAGATCTCCGATACGGAGACGCAGGCGCGCGTGCAGTTGAAGATCGGCCCGGTGCGCGCGCGGTTTGGCGGCAGGATCCTGATGTCCGATATCGACGCGCCCAGCCGCTGCCGGCTGACGTTCGAAGGCGCGGGCGGCGCGGCGGGCTTTGCCAAGGGAAGCTCCACGGTCGAGCTGACCGACAGCGGCGCGCACACGAGCCTTCGCTACGCGGTGGAGGCATCGGTCGGCGGCAAGCTTGGGCAGATCGGCGGGCGGCTCATCGATTCGTCGGCGAAGAAGATGGCCGACGAGTTTTTCACGGCGTTCGATATCGCGCTGCGCGATGACGGCGCCGCGGCGAACGGGAGCGCCACGTTCGCTCCCTCCCCCGCAGCGAGCTCCAGCGTCGTCTCCACCGGGCGCGCCAAGTCCGGCGCCAATCCCGGCGCCAGGTCCGGTGCCAGGTCCGGTGCCCTCTACGGCGAACTGCAACGCGCGTTCTGGTTCCTGTTCGGCGCCGCGTTCACGTTCGCGATCATGCACTGGCGGACCTGA
- a CDS encoding TetR/AcrR family transcriptional regulator has protein sequence MTTDDEKKVRRRLKPEERELQILQGAVKFFSERGLEGQTRDLAKEIGVTHPLLYHYFPTKQALIERVYEMVYLGRWNAEWEARFDDKGPGLQEKLTQFYLDYAKAILTPEWVRILVFSGLSDGYIPEKYLALLKEKLFPRIVRETRRHLGLSLRARPTERENELIWGMHGGIFYLGIRCWVYRQPGPEDWQQVIRDRVRAYVVAAEDLFGE, from the coding sequence ATGACCACCGACGACGAGAAGAAAGTGCGGCGCCGACTCAAGCCAGAGGAACGCGAACTCCAGATCCTGCAAGGCGCGGTAAAGTTTTTCTCGGAACGCGGACTGGAAGGTCAGACGCGCGATCTCGCCAAGGAAATCGGCGTCACGCATCCGCTGCTGTATCACTACTTCCCGACCAAGCAGGCGCTGATCGAGCGCGTCTACGAGATGGTCTACCTTGGCCGCTGGAACGCGGAGTGGGAGGCGCGCTTCGACGACAAGGGGCCGGGACTGCAGGAGAAACTCACGCAGTTCTACCTCGACTACGCGAAGGCGATCCTCACACCGGAGTGGGTACGCATCCTCGTGTTCTCGGGGCTCAGCGACGGCTATATCCCCGAGAAATACCTCGCGCTGCTGAAAGAGAAGCTGTTTCCGCGCATCGTGCGCGAGACGCGACGCCATCTGGGCCTGTCGCTGCGGGCCCGGCCCACCGAGCGCGAGAACGAGCTGATCTGGGGCATGCACGGGGGCATCTTCTATCTCGGTATCCGCTGCTGGGTCTATCGGCAGCCAGGACCCGAAGACTGGCAGCAGGTGATTCGCGATCGCGTGCGCGCCTATGTGGTGGCCGCCGAGGACCTGTTTGGCGAGTAG
- a CDS encoding FAD binding domain-containing protein, which translates to MKAPPFDFVRASSVPEVLSLLAQHGDDARILAGGQTLLATLNMRLSEPRLLVDINDLPGLSGISLQNGYVRIGALTRHGEIEDSPVVRRHMPLLAQAAPHVAHRAIRNRGTLGGSIAFADPAAEWPTCAVALDARIVVIGPQGERRIAAADFFVDLYTTALAPGEIITACEFPTPAQPRRHVFDELTRRHGDYAIVGLAASAHVEDDRLHDMRLVFLGTGNIPMRARGAEAALEGSPLDNGALDNGALDAARQALAQELKPVADLYHSPEAKLHLASVLMRRLAHRLLGHASTRSTP; encoded by the coding sequence GTGAAAGCGCCTCCCTTCGATTTCGTCCGGGCGTCCTCCGTCCCCGAAGTCCTGTCGCTGCTCGCGCAGCACGGCGACGACGCCAGGATTCTCGCCGGCGGCCAGACGCTGCTGGCCACGCTCAATATGCGGCTTTCCGAGCCGCGCCTGCTCGTCGATATCAACGACCTCCCGGGACTGAGCGGTATCTCGCTGCAGAACGGCTACGTCCGCATCGGCGCCCTGACCCGCCATGGCGAGATCGAAGACTCGCCGGTGGTCCGCCGCCATATGCCGTTGCTCGCGCAGGCCGCGCCCCATGTCGCGCACCGCGCCATCCGCAATCGCGGCACGCTCGGCGGGTCCATCGCCTTTGCCGATCCCGCCGCGGAGTGGCCCACGTGCGCGGTCGCGCTCGACGCCCGCATCGTCGTGATCGGCCCGCAAGGCGAACGCAGGATTGCGGCGGCCGACTTCTTTGTCGATCTCTATACGACCGCCCTCGCCCCCGGCGAGATCATCACCGCATGCGAGTTCCCGACGCCGGCGCAGCCGCGACGGCATGTCTTCGATGAACTCACGCGCCGCCACGGCGACTACGCGATCGTCGGGCTGGCCGCGAGCGCGCATGTCGAGGATGACCGTCTGCACGATATGCGGCTGGTTTTCCTGGGCACGGGCAATATCCCGATGCGCGCGCGCGGCGCGGAAGCCGCGCTCGAAGGCAGCCCGCTCGACAATGGGGCGCTCGACAATGGGGCGCTCGATGCCGCGCGGCAGGCGCTGGCACAGGAGCTGAAGCCCGTCGCCGATCTCTATCACTCCCCCGAAGCCAAGCTGCATCTCGCGTCCGTGCTGATGCGCCGCCTGGCGCATCGCCTGCTCGGGCACGCATCCACACGGAGCACCCCATGA